One stretch of Podospora bellae-mahoneyi strain CBS 112042 chromosome 2, whole genome shotgun sequence DNA includes these proteins:
- a CDS encoding hypothetical protein (CAZy:AA12; COG:G; EggNog:ENOG503NWAN): MHLFKIVAVAAALASGTEAAVRQLPKPASCSGVANFRYQYKLESGWSAMKIAGGLKQVRTIVWDTEGNMLVSQNTRGISVHTFGDSGCINSTTMLISGNQINHGLSITPDGKTLYASSETTLWSWAYDPLTRKISNQKTIVRGMSTGIHSSRTVAVVPQQPNLVLLQVGSNSNFDMASQQPGTGRAIIKIFDASKAPSNGFNYNTEGEVYGYGLRNEIGFTADPNGVFWGVENSGDDFARTENGQRRDIHIDNPAEKLNNLGDPLTVRNAWYGYPTCFSVWNPANFPNSNLKTGSHFVVSPNSSYNDATCNGRAVPPRLTFQAHSAPIANTFDSDAKNMYVTFHGSWNRQPATGFKVVQIPFTKLANGTYEPVAPADSMTGYKDIFSAPNPGSCTANGLTMSNCFRLTAAAWDPAGRGLFVGSDNSAEGEIYVLTPN; the protein is encoded by the exons ACCTGCCAGCTGCAGTGGTGTTGCCAACTTCCGCTACCAATACAAGTTGGAATCAGGATGGTCCGCCATGAAGATTGCCGGTGGTCTCAAGCAAGTGCGCACCATCGTGTGGGACACCGAGGGCAACATGCTGGTTTCACAAAACACGCGTGGCATCTCTGTGCACACATTTGGAGATAGCGGGTGCATCAATAGCACCACCATGCTTATATCTGGCAACCAAATCAACCACGGCCTTTCCATCACTCCAGACGGCAAGACACTCTATGCCAGCAGTGAGACAACGCTGTGGAGCTGGGCTTACGACCCCCTTACCCGCAAAATCAGCAACCAAAAGACCATCGTCAGGGGCATGTCAACCGGCATCCATTCATCGAGAACGGTTGCCGTTGTCCCCCAGCAGCCCAATCTCGTGTTGCTGCAAGTTGGGTCAAACTCCAACTTTGACATGGCATCTCAGCAGCCTGGCACTGGCAGggccatcatcaaaatcTTTGACGCCAGCAAGGCACCTAGCAACGGCTTCAACTACAATACCGAAGGGGAGGTGTATGGATATGGTCTCAGGAATGAGATTGGCTTCACAGCCGATCCCAATGGCGTGTTCTGGGGTGTCGAGAACAGCGGCGAC GACTTTGCCCGAACTGAAAATGGGCAGCGCCGCGATATTCACATCGATAACCCGGCCGAGAAGCTTAATAACC TCGGCGACCCCCTTACCGTTCGAAATGCTTGGTACGGATATCCGACCTGCTTTTCTGTCTGGAACCCGGCCAActtccccaactccaatCTCAAGACTGGCTCCCACTTTGTAGTCTCACCAAACTCGTCCTATAACGATGCGACCTGCAACGGTCGAGCAGTGCCACCCCGGCTGACCTTCCAAGCGCACTCGGCCCCCATTGCCAACACATTTGATTCCGATGCAAAGAATATGTATGTCACGTTCCACGGGAGCTGGAATCGACAGCCTGCCACAGGCTTCAAGGTTGTCCAAATTCCCTTCACAAAGTTGGCCAATGGAACGTATGAACCTGTTGCCCCGGCCGACAGCATGACGGGATACAAGGACATTTTCTCGGCACCAAACCCAGGAAGCTGCACTGCCAATGGGCTAACCATGAGCAACTGCTTCCGCTTGACAGCCGCTGCTTGGGATCCGGCGGGCAGAGGATTGTTTGTGGGAAGCGATAACAGCGCCGAGGGCGAGATTTATGTCTTGACTCCTAATTAG